Part of the Spirochaetaceae bacterium genome is shown below.
ATTGCCGCTATGGCTAAGGCCTTAAATATAGTGCATATCTCTACCGGTGATATTTTTAGGGCTAACATTAAAGAAGGCACGGCGCTGGGCCAAAAAGTGCAGGTTATTTTAGCTAAAGGTGAATTGGTAAGTGATGAACTTACCAACGAGATAGTAAAAGACAGATTTAATAAAGGCGATTTAGCCTATGGTTTTATCTTAGATGGTTACCCGCGTACTATTAACCAAGCCCAAGCCCTAAGCGCTATCGTGCAGATAGATGCCGTTATTAACTTTGTGGTAAGCGAAGAAACAGTTATTAAACGGTTGGCCGGGCGCTTAGTTTGCCGCCAATGCGGGGCTACTTACCATAGCGATAATATCAAACCTAAAGTGGCCGGTATTTGCGATAAATGCGGCGGCGAGCTTTACACCCGTGATGACGATAAAATTGAAGCCATTAAAAAAAGATTGGCCGAATATAACGAAAAAACGGCCCCTTTAATAGATTATTACACCCGGCAAGGGTGTTTATATAACCTTAATGCCGAACCTGCCGGTGAAGAGATATTTGAAAACTTTAAAAAAATAATCTTCGATTTTTAAGTAAGAGCTATCAAAACCCCCTTCGTTAGCAAAGGGGGTTAATTTAGCTAGCCCTGTCTAATTAAATAATCAAAAGCCCCTAGTGCGGCGGTGGCCCCCGAACCCAGCGAAATAACAATTTGTTTGTAGGCGCTATCGGTGCAGTCGCCGGCGGCAAAAAC
Proteins encoded:
- a CDS encoding nucleoside monophosphate kinase, which gives rise to MAKALNIVHISTGDIFRANIKEGTALGQKVQVILAKGELVSDELTNEIVKDRFNKGDLAYGFILDGYPRTINQAQALSAIVQIDAVINFVVSEETVIKRLAGRLVCRQCGATYHSDNIKPKVAGICDKCGGELYTRDDDKIEAIKKRLAEYNEKTAPLIDYYTRQGCLYNLNAEPAGEEIFENFKKIIFDF